In Cercospora beticola chromosome 3, complete sequence, the following proteins share a genomic window:
- a CDS encoding uncharacterized protein (BUSCO:EOG09262341): MDLLRQIVASPRARHDEAGLDLCYVTDNIIATSGPSGTYPQLAYRNPLKDLVKFLDSKHKENWSIWEFRAEGTGYPDEEVYGRIRHYPWPDHHPPPFALVPLIMGSMKQWLKDKEKEGRVAVVHCKAGKGRSGTISCSYLISEEGWAREDAMKRFTDRRMRPGFGNGISIPSQIRTLMYVERWTNSGKKPYVDRPTEIVELHVWGLRDGVKIGIEGYVDEGKIIKCFHTFHKDERKTIRGEIRKDTGFADVAMELMGKKKAETAADAGKQVKQAEKAEEVVERKPDDDDRSGGDVVFVPKERIVLPSSDVNVDFERRNKSKYGGFTMVTSVAHVWFNTFFEGNGPEQDGKPDDSGVFTIDFDAMDGIKGSSRKGTKCFDKIQVVWKAVDLENKPAVTVTEPSGSTESIPQARPADWKGGNDKHSNDIEKKLGLREADSASADISRASSMKTDPNSDKDDVKDERETVQSVGPDGKALHETTAADVSQSKDVSKNPSTASAHSSANNIPATSSTNTRSAPTQDSVRNEITSSATTDGTSDKKPLWVDQRPQGNETGQSSSPTVASGEQTHVSTADLPGGVPEEQLGKHHEHGPGHLSLNRNTKPSSS; this comes from the coding sequence ATGGACCTTCTCCGCCAGATCGTGGCCAGTCCGCGTGCGCGACACGACGAAGCCGGGCTGGATCTGTGCTATGTCACCGACAACATCATTGCAACTTCCGGGCCCTCGGGCACATATCCGCAACTCGCATACCGCAACCCACTCAAGGACCTTGTGAAGTTCTTGGACTCCAAGCACAAGGAGAACTGGTCGATTTGGGAGTTCCGTGCAGAGGGCACTGGCTATCCCGATGAAGAGGTCTATGGCAGAATCCGGCATTACCCATGGCCCGATCACCATCCGCCGCCCTTTGCGCTCGTGCCGCTGATTATGGGGAGCATGAAGCAGTGGCTCAAAGACaaagagaaggagggcaGAGTTGCTGTTGTGCATTGCAAGGCTGGAAAGGGTCGCAGTGGTACCATCTCCTGCTCGTACCTGATCAGTGAGGAGGGATGGGCTCGAGAAGATGCAATGAAGAGGTTTACAGATCGACGGATGCGCCCTGGCTTCGGAAATGGAATCAGTATACCCAGTCAGATCAGGACTCTCATGTATGTGGAGCGATGGACGAACAGCGGGAAGAAGCCATACGTCGACCGACCGACTGAGATCGTGGAGCTGCACGTTTGGGGTTTGAGGGATGGCGTCAAAATTGGCATCGAGGGATACGTGGACGAAGGCAAGATTATCAAGTGCTTTCACACCTTCCACAAGGATGAGCGGAAGACAATACGTGGGGAAATCAGAAAGGATACCGGATTCGCAGACGTCGCTATGGAACTcatgggcaagaagaaggccgaaacTGCTGCAGACGCTGGCAAACAAGTAAAACAAGCAgagaaggccgaggaagTCGTTGAGAGAAAAcctgatgacgacgatcgAAGCGGTGGAGATGTGGTCTTCGTTCCAAAGGAGAGGATCGTCCTGCCTAGCTCCGATGTCAACGTGGACTTCGAAAGACGAAACAAGAGCAAGTATGGTGGATTTACAATGGTCACGTCTGTGGCTCACGTCTGGTTCAACACCTTCTTTGAAGGCAACGGGCCTGAGCAAGATGGCAAGCCTGATGACAGTGGTGTGTTCACCATTGACTTCGACGCCATGGACGGTATCAAAGGTTCCTCACGAAAGGGGACGAAGTGCTTTGACAAAATCCAAGTTGTGTGGAAGGCAGTCGACCTGGAGAATAAACCTGCTGTGACAGTGACAGAGCCATCCGGATCAACGGAAAGCATTCCTCAAGCCCGGCCCGCTGACTGGAAGGGCGGAAATGATAAACACTCAAATGACATTGAGAAGAAGCTAGGCTTGCGAGAAGCAGACTCGGCAAGTGCAGACATCAGCCGCGCTAGCAGTATGAAGACGGATCCAAACAGCGACAAGGATGATGTCAAGGACGAGCGCGAGACAGTTCAAAGTGTTGGTCCTGATGGCAAAGCCTTGCACGAGACTACTGCAGCCGATGTCAGTCAGAGTAAAGATGTTTCGAAGAACCCAAGCACCGCTTCAGCTCATAGCAGCGCGAACAACATTCCTGCAACCTCTTCAACAAACACAAGAAGTGCACCCACCCAAGACAGCGTCCGAAATGAAATCACCTCGTCTGCTACAACGGATGGCACATCCGATAAAAAGCCTCTGTGGGTCGACCAACGACCTCAGGGCAACGAGACAGGCCAGAGTAGCTCCCCAACAGTAGCCTCAGGCGAGCAAACGCACGTCTCCACCGCAGACCTGCCTGGCGGGGTGCCTGAAGAACAACTCGGCAAGCATCATGAACATGGCCCTGGGCATTTATCTCTGAACAGAAACACCAAACCCAGCAGCTCATGA